A single region of the Aurantiacibacter sp. MUD11 genome encodes:
- a CDS encoding saccharopine dehydrogenase family protein, whose amino-acid sequence MTEAAQFDLVIYGATSFVGAITAENILARYGVGRDVRWAIAARSPAKLAALKERLGEAAADLPTIIANSDDEASLAAMCAQTRLVISTVGPYALYGEKLVKTCASSRTHYCDLTGEVQWIAAMIEKYEAAARESGALIVNCCGFDSIPSDLGTYFLQKHALETAGSTCETVELGVQAAKGGFSGGTVASLINVLKEAGADPALRKKLADPYLLCPDDYPNTARQRTEARYYSDALRSWCAPFVMAGINTRVVQRSNALQNNRYGENFRYSEYTMTGDGPRGRLRSIAMTLGMGGFMGVLALSPTRWLAEKFLPKPGEGPSKEAREAGFFKIKLAGTTASRDVVSVRVTGDRDPGYGSTAKMLSEAALCILETAETGQNSGGFWTPAALMGDALIERLEANAGLTFEAL is encoded by the coding sequence ATGACCGAAGCTGCGCAGTTCGACCTCGTCATTTACGGTGCCACCAGTTTCGTGGGCGCGATCACGGCCGAGAATATTCTGGCGAGATACGGCGTCGGTCGAGACGTGCGGTGGGCCATCGCCGCCCGCTCGCCAGCCAAACTCGCTGCCCTGAAGGAGCGGTTGGGAGAAGCTGCGGCTGATCTTCCCACGATCATTGCCAATTCGGACGATGAGGCATCGCTTGCCGCCATGTGCGCCCAGACGCGCCTCGTCATCTCGACCGTCGGGCCATATGCGCTTTACGGCGAGAAGCTGGTCAAGACATGCGCGAGCAGTCGCACCCACTATTGCGACCTCACGGGCGAGGTTCAGTGGATTGCCGCGATGATCGAGAAATACGAAGCCGCCGCGCGCGAAAGCGGGGCGCTGATCGTCAATTGCTGCGGCTTCGACTCCATTCCGAGCGATCTCGGTACATATTTCCTGCAAAAGCATGCGCTCGAGACTGCCGGAAGCACGTGCGAGACGGTCGAACTCGGTGTGCAGGCAGCCAAGGGCGGGTTCAGCGGCGGCACAGTCGCGAGCCTCATCAATGTGCTGAAGGAAGCGGGAGCGGATCCAGCCTTGCGCAAGAAGCTCGCCGATCCCTACCTGCTCTGCCCTGACGATTACCCGAACACGGCGAGGCAGCGCACGGAGGCGCGCTATTACAGCGATGCGCTCCGATCGTGGTGCGCTCCCTTCGTGATGGCCGGGATCAACACCCGGGTCGTCCAACGCAGCAACGCGCTGCAGAACAACCGCTACGGCGAGAACTTCCGCTACTCTGAATACACCATGACCGGCGACGGCCCTCGCGGCAGGCTCAGGTCGATTGCCATGACCCTGGGGATGGGCGGTTTCATGGGCGTGCTGGCGCTGTCGCCGACACGTTGGCTGGCCGAGAAGTTTCTGCCCAAGCCGGGAGAAGGACCTTCGAAGGAGGCTCGGGAGGCCGGCTTCTTCAAGATCAAGCTGGCTGGCACCACGGCGAGCCGCGATGTCGTGAGCGTGCGTGTCACCGGTGATCGTGATCCTGGCTACGGCTCCACCGCGAAGATGCTTTCCGAAGCGGCGCTGTGCATCCTCGAAACAGCTGAAACGGGCCAGAATTCCGGCGGCTTCTGGACCCCGGCTGCGCTCATGGGCGACGCCTTGATTGAGCGGCTTGAGGCGAATGCCGGCCTGACTTTCGAAGCACTGTAG
- a CDS encoding DUF6445 family protein: MVRNVGRSKSPVMIVDGLLANPKEWVRYAEEQIEFSSDPELLAHYPGVRALAPDVYLEQLTNVLGLAIADTFDFRIERSIESQTMFSVTTTDPNELTVMQRVPHYDGVGSNALAAVHYLFEEDYGGTAFYRQVPTGIEVIDSGNVDDYKNCLPGDGREEAVGGGYFVSSNENFRQIGKVRAKFNRLMIYRGQLLHSGMVNADAGLPSQPGRGRLTLNCFMRQA; this comes from the coding sequence GTGGTTCGCAATGTTGGCCGGAGCAAATCTCCAGTCATGATTGTCGATGGCTTGCTCGCAAATCCAAAGGAATGGGTGCGCTACGCAGAAGAGCAAATTGAATTTTCGAGCGATCCGGAACTGCTTGCGCATTATCCGGGTGTCAGGGCACTGGCGCCAGATGTATATCTTGAGCAGCTCACGAATGTTCTTGGTCTAGCGATTGCAGATACATTCGATTTTAGGATCGAACGAAGCATCGAGAGCCAGACGATGTTCTCTGTGACCACGACTGATCCAAACGAACTCACAGTCATGCAGCGCGTGCCGCATTATGATGGCGTTGGGAGCAATGCCCTTGCTGCCGTGCACTACCTGTTCGAAGAAGATTATGGAGGAACCGCATTCTATCGTCAGGTCCCAACTGGAATTGAAGTGATCGATTCCGGCAATGTCGACGATTACAAGAATTGCCTTCCTGGGGATGGCCGAGAGGAGGCTGTCGGGGGCGGATATTTTGTCTCCTCAAACGAGAATTTTCGTCAGATCGGAAAAGTGCGCGCGAAGTTCAATCGGCTCATGATCTACCGGGGGCAATTGCTCCACTCGGGTATGGTGAACGCTGACGCTGGCCTCCCAAGTCAACCTGGCCGAGGCCGATTGACCCTCAACTGCTTCATGCGACAAGCCTGA
- a CDS encoding tryptophan halogenase family protein — MTDKPYRFVIVGGGSAGWITACLVEREFSQAGDEVEIILIESSRQSRIGVGEATIPTLKRTLETIGIEEQTFLRETGATFKHAIRFNDWLRKGHYYFHPFEALRGEDGPEASSRWLARNRIGEARPFAYEVGVQSLLAEVQRSPKTLVCPDYQGELNYAYHVDADKLADLLQRTAENRGVEHIHGDVSRLLLEGTNGHLSGVELTDGSRIAGDFFFDCTGFASVLHNQIGGGEYVSYGEHLLCDRAVAFRRPYREGEAILPYTTSHALEHGWSWQIGLQQRVGQGYVYCSQTLNPHEAEHRLREHASIPEDAEARHLSFRTGRVARCWEKNCLAIGLSAGFVEPLESTGIFLIEDAARMFCRVFDPRGDNEAARRQFNRYMAEQFDEIRDFIVLHYCLSTRTDSEFWRAVTKDKHIPERLQELLEIWQTAVPITEDLPTDHVFSALNYAYVLYGMECLPKNIRSLDGSLSRSGREHLLDSKRLNLLATLPMHEEYLAKFR, encoded by the coding sequence ATGACGGACAAACCCTATCGCTTTGTCATTGTCGGCGGTGGCAGCGCAGGATGGATTACGGCCTGCTTGGTCGAGAGGGAATTCTCGCAGGCTGGAGATGAAGTCGAAATCATATTGATCGAGTCTTCGCGTCAGTCTCGGATCGGGGTCGGTGAAGCGACGATTCCTACACTCAAACGCACGCTTGAGACGATCGGGATCGAAGAGCAGACATTCCTTCGCGAAACCGGCGCCACATTCAAACATGCCATCCGGTTCAATGATTGGCTCCGCAAGGGACACTACTATTTTCATCCATTCGAGGCATTGCGCGGCGAAGACGGCCCGGAAGCTAGCTCTCGATGGTTGGCGCGAAACAGGATTGGTGAGGCGCGGCCATTTGCATACGAGGTCGGTGTTCAATCGTTGCTGGCTGAAGTTCAACGATCGCCGAAAACACTGGTGTGTCCAGACTATCAGGGCGAGCTAAATTACGCCTATCATGTTGACGCCGATAAGTTGGCCGATCTGCTTCAGCGGACAGCCGAAAATCGGGGCGTTGAACATATCCACGGAGATGTCTCCCGACTGCTATTGGAAGGAACCAACGGGCATCTTTCCGGCGTCGAGCTGACAGATGGTTCCCGGATAGCCGGCGACTTCTTTTTCGATTGTACGGGCTTTGCTTCGGTACTGCACAATCAAATTGGTGGCGGTGAGTATGTTAGCTACGGGGAGCATCTGCTCTGTGACAGGGCAGTTGCGTTTCGGCGTCCATATCGGGAGGGGGAGGCGATCCTCCCGTACACCACCAGTCATGCTCTGGAGCATGGATGGTCATGGCAGATCGGCCTGCAGCAAAGGGTCGGTCAGGGTTATGTCTACTGTTCGCAGACATTGAATCCTCACGAAGCTGAGCACCGTTTGCGCGAACATGCCAGTATCCCAGAGGATGCCGAGGCGCGTCACTTGTCGTTCCGCACCGGTCGCGTGGCGCGTTGCTGGGAAAAGAATTGTCTGGCGATTGGGCTGTCCGCGGGTTTTGTCGAACCCCTTGAATCGACGGGCATCTTCTTGATCGAAGATGCGGCCCGCATGTTTTGCAGGGTCTTCGATCCAAGAGGAGACAATGAAGCCGCGCGGCGACAGTTCAACCGCTACATGGCTGAACAGTTTGACGAGATCCGCGACTTCATCGTCTTGCACTATTGCCTGAGCACAAGGACAGATTCAGAGTTTTGGCGTGCTGTGACCAAGGATAAGCACATTCCAGAGCGGCTGCAGGAACTCCTCGAAATCTGGCAAACAGCGGTCCCTATCACCGAGGATCTTCCTACGGATCATGTCTTCTCAGCATTGAATTATGCCTATGTGCTGTACGGAATGGAATGCCTACCCAAGAACATCCGGAGCCTTGATGGTTCCCTCAGCCGGTCGGGGCGAGAGCATCTACTTGATAGCAAGAGGCTGAATCTTCTCGCGACCCTGCCCATGCACGAAGAGTATCTCGCCAAGTTCCGCTAA
- the grrM gene encoding cyclophane-forming radical SAM/SPASM peptide maturase GrrM/OscB, with product MIIQSTTFCNLDCSYCYLPLRDKKNRFDLDLIPVTVDKLVAAGLIDQELTVAWHAGEPLVMPVDYYREAVRRFAESVPDHVTVTHNFQTNGMLISEEYVEFFKEIEARIGVSIDGPKDIHDARRTTRDGRGTYDRVMAGFEKLRAGGLQPATIAVLTEHSLGQAERIYDFFKQLGVAEAGFNIEEIEGENESSSLAGPEMEKKVREFYRTMHRLVMADPEPLRVREIVHGRGVALASLTDGKSGNSETNPLSIISIGHDGRVSTFSPELLQVPGDSDAYTYGDIRTIDFTQLWRNNRFIDVYSQIEAGIAKCAKECRYFNSCGGGVPANKLAENGSFNSGETMHCRLTRQALVDTMEDDLIDRLLARKAERLAPPSTGDESAQPAQRPPRVIQGKKQDESGHTKSNGSRKKLSQLIGIGSAKARPQQGRLQNARQEIFPHLGAINLFAPTDRITLSPGTQAVLGDSEYTDGARIPIQEWRSLSDVEYAALSSGSRSPAPLNFVALVQLPEELQQQFALLNRDHSNSSSGDAEDKVKLDQFAKDLIKAFGGGDTDKSRVLGIVAQPGQKMTSTIERESGKLLGLHVDSWVSDNVSGRSRSQNRIAVNLGEKPRHLLMLDLGVEQLVSLMKEHENDEIELENPTTIARRFMERHPSYPVLRLEIRPGEAYIAATENIVHDAASMETDFDAALHILGEFPRSKALKQVLSN from the coding sequence TTGATCATCCAGAGCACGACGTTCTGCAACCTTGATTGCAGTTATTGTTATCTGCCGCTGCGCGACAAGAAGAACCGCTTCGACCTCGACCTAATTCCCGTCACCGTCGACAAGCTCGTGGCGGCGGGTCTCATCGATCAGGAACTAACCGTCGCCTGGCATGCCGGTGAGCCGCTGGTCATGCCGGTAGATTACTATCGCGAGGCCGTTCGCCGCTTCGCAGAGAGCGTGCCCGATCATGTGACCGTCACCCATAATTTCCAGACTAATGGGATGCTCATCTCCGAAGAGTATGTTGAGTTCTTCAAGGAAATAGAAGCGCGAATTGGCGTCAGTATCGATGGGCCGAAGGATATCCACGATGCGCGGCGGACCACTCGCGATGGTCGCGGGACCTACGATCGCGTCATGGCTGGGTTCGAGAAACTGCGCGCGGGTGGACTTCAGCCTGCGACGATCGCCGTCCTGACCGAACACTCACTAGGACAGGCCGAGCGGATCTACGATTTCTTCAAGCAGCTTGGCGTCGCTGAAGCCGGGTTCAACATCGAGGAAATCGAAGGGGAGAACGAGAGCTCTTCGCTTGCTGGACCCGAGATGGAAAAAAAGGTTCGCGAATTCTATCGCACCATGCACCGATTGGTCATGGCCGATCCAGAACCGCTACGGGTGCGTGAGATTGTCCACGGCAGAGGAGTAGCCCTCGCCAGCCTCACGGATGGGAAAAGCGGCAACAGCGAAACCAATCCCTTGTCGATCATCTCCATCGGACACGATGGCCGCGTATCGACATTTTCGCCCGAGCTACTGCAGGTCCCCGGCGACAGCGATGCCTATACCTATGGCGACATCAGGACGATCGATTTTACCCAGCTCTGGCGCAACAACCGCTTCATCGATGTATATTCGCAGATCGAGGCTGGCATCGCGAAATGCGCCAAGGAATGTCGGTATTTCAATTCTTGCGGGGGCGGAGTTCCAGCAAACAAGCTGGCCGAGAACGGGTCATTCAATTCCGGCGAAACGATGCACTGCAGGCTAACCAGGCAAGCGCTGGTCGATACCATGGAAGATGACCTGATCGACCGGCTCCTGGCCCGCAAGGCAGAACGACTGGCACCGCCCTCAACCGGCGATGAGAGTGCTCAGCCGGCACAAAGGCCGCCGCGCGTCATCCAGGGCAAGAAACAAGACGAATCCGGCCATACCAAGAGCAACGGCAGCAGGAAGAAGCTCTCGCAGTTGATTGGCATTGGCTCTGCCAAGGCACGCCCCCAACAAGGCAGGCTCCAGAATGCAAGGCAAGAGATTTTCCCGCATCTGGGCGCAATCAACCTTTTTGCGCCTACAGACCGCATCACCCTCAGCCCGGGAACGCAGGCCGTCCTTGGAGATAGCGAGTATACCGATGGGGCGAGAATCCCCATCCAGGAGTGGCGTAGCCTCTCGGATGTTGAATATGCTGCACTGTCTTCAGGTTCGCGATCGCCAGCGCCTTTGAACTTTGTCGCCCTCGTTCAACTGCCGGAGGAGCTGCAGCAACAATTTGCGCTCCTAAACAGAGATCATTCCAATTCGTCGTCGGGAGACGCCGAGGACAAGGTAAAGCTCGATCAATTCGCCAAAGATCTGATCAAAGCCTTTGGGGGCGGCGATACCGACAAATCCAGAGTGCTTGGTATTGTCGCTCAACCTGGTCAAAAGATGACGTCGACGATCGAGCGCGAGAGCGGCAAGCTCTTGGGGCTGCATGTCGATAGCTGGGTCAGCGATAATGTTTCGGGTCGCTCACGTTCGCAAAACCGAATTGCCGTCAACCTGGGCGAGAAGCCTCGCCATCTCTTGATGCTGGATCTCGGAGTCGAGCAACTCGTGTCGTTGATGAAAGAGCACGAAAATGACGAGATCGAGCTGGAAAACCCCACAACCATCGCTCGCAGGTTCATGGAGCGGCACCCTTCATATCCCGTTCTTCGTCTCGAGATCAGACCTGGCGAAGCCTATATCGCTGCGACCGAGAACATCGTCCACGACGCAGCATCGATGGAAACCGACTTTGACGCAGCACTCCATATTCTTGGAGAATTCCCACGATCCAAGGCGTTGAAACAGGTCCTTTCCAATTAG
- a CDS encoding cadherin-like domain-containing protein: protein MSHWGFDNWSNFYNWNNWYNFTNAYINPVFEPTRYNDDGEVYDPTSDAGSYYFQQGFDVDHFTELRFSIDSATATDELFLDLSDTSLTISGNTIYSGTTAIATVSGGADGAPLVITPLITGSAQQSYFQQLADLVDSVRYQNEDLSGPSTKVLRYQLTDDDGQVRTYTHTFVSEASASEIFFEEVLVEQDPDSGAALGQVHNKPHITALADGGYLVARSAPDPATGVWEIFVDRFDADGQPVGSSVMVSPSGGSNSHWSSITATSDGGYVVAWTEFGGDTSGYSIEVQRFDADGNSVGGVVQANTYESADQMYPQVVELEGGDVLVVWMSNGQDGSGWGVYGQRFNADGTTDGGEFQINQATASTQYFPKVAALEGGGFVVTWGDVSGANDPSNYGVVARIYDADGAPAGDEFLVNQTTANNQIHPSITVLENGNFVISWNDYGNGGVTLNDITARVFAPDGTPVSDELVVAATANEEYFSTVVANPDGTFTVIYREYDISDGTNSIRGRLFEADGTAIGSDFLVKDDAYVIDLNVAATSLADGSVGIVFFNQASGLHETGVFDFTQLSGLTADYGDPVPVVLDLHWEDLDGSETVQVVLSGFPAGTTFNLGAAGPNDTWVIDITDPSDLDGLVMTVADGYFGTFDLTSTATATESVNDDQSSDAITYAFTINAPPNFAPELDNLILDQNVDEDNAWSFTVPADTFSDPDSDPLTLTATLANGDPLPAWLSFDGTTFSGTPPQDFNGSIDIEVTASDGQFDVSDTFTLTIDPVNDAPAVSAAISGATTNEDAGTYSLDLLANASDVEGDDLDVASVTASSSNAGRTVVFTHDAETGAFSLDPSQFNDLAVGESETVTVSYNVVDGNGGVTPTSASFVVEGRNDAPAVSAAISGATTNEDAGTYSLDLLANASDADTSDDLDVASVTASSSNAGRTVVFTHDAETGSFSLDPSQFNDLAVGESETVTVSYNVVDGNGGVTPTSASFVVEGRNDAPAVSAAISGATTNEDAGTYSLDLLANASDADTSDDLDVASVTASSSNAGRTVVFTHDAETGSFSLDPSQFNDLAVGESETVTVSYNVVDGNGGVTPTSASFVVEGRNDAPAVSAAISGATTNEDAGTYSLDLLANASDADTSDDLDVASVTASSSNAGRTVVFTHDAETGSFSLDPSQFNDLAVGESETVTVSYNVVDGNGGVTPTSASFVVEGRNDAPAVSAAISGATTNEDAGTYSLDLLANASDADTSDDLDVASVTASSSNAGRTVVFTHDAETGSFSLDPSQFNDLAVGESETVTVSYNVVDGNGGVTPTSASFVVEGRNDAPAVSAAISGATTNEDAGTYSLDLLANASDADTSDDLDVASVTASSSNAGRTVVFTHDAETGSFSLDPSQFNDLAVGESETVTVSYNVVDGNGGVTPTSASFVVEGRNDAPAVSAAISGATTNEDAGTYSLDLLANASDADTSDDLDVASVTASSSNAGRTVVFTHDAETGAFSLDPSQFNDLAVGESETVTVSYNVVDGNGGVTPTSASFVVEGRNDAPTAVDQSDTAVEDLSTSGNLLDGASDPDSSDELTVTTIAAGAASVAAGTAIQGQWGTLVVQADGSYTYSADADALDELSGVTGLTDEFDFTISDGEGGTDTRTLTVDVVLADDERTIVDTNTKAIEDLNGDQDLTGSEDTIFGGTGPDQIFGHEGADDLFGEIGDDSLFGGAGRDELFGGEGSDVLDGGDGNDYLEGGAGNDILTGGAGNDVFAFGPANGRDIITDFGEGDVIVFLDDVSIVGQRVRDFDGDGVDDLIIKLGDGHGVVLLGVSEPLVEIDNATEVIGDDMNPSSAILPDQGAALSVTVDLENNIALQDLSFG, encoded by the coding sequence ATGTCGCATTGGGGTTTCGACAATTGGTCCAATTTCTACAATTGGAATAATTGGTACAATTTTACAAATGCTTACATCAACCCCGTCTTCGAGCCCACTCGGTACAACGATGACGGGGAAGTCTACGATCCCACGTCAGACGCTGGTTCCTATTATTTCCAGCAAGGTTTTGATGTCGATCACTTCACCGAGCTGCGTTTCTCGATCGATTCCGCGACTGCAACCGACGAGCTGTTTCTCGACCTCAGTGATACCTCGCTGACCATTTCCGGTAACACTATCTACAGCGGCACCACGGCGATTGCGACCGTGAGCGGCGGTGCCGATGGCGCGCCGCTGGTGATCACGCCTCTGATTACCGGTTCTGCTCAGCAGAGCTATTTCCAGCAGCTGGCGGATCTCGTCGATTCGGTGCGATACCAGAACGAGGATCTGTCCGGGCCTTCGACCAAGGTCTTGCGGTATCAGTTAACCGACGACGATGGGCAGGTCCGTACCTACACTCACACTTTCGTGAGCGAAGCCAGCGCATCGGAAATCTTCTTCGAAGAAGTGCTGGTGGAGCAGGACCCGGATTCGGGTGCGGCGCTGGGTCAGGTCCATAACAAGCCGCATATTACGGCGCTGGCTGATGGTGGTTACCTCGTTGCCCGCTCGGCCCCAGACCCCGCCACAGGCGTCTGGGAAATATTCGTCGACCGCTTCGATGCGGACGGTCAACCTGTTGGTTCGTCGGTCATGGTTTCGCCATCCGGCGGGAGCAATAGCCATTGGTCTTCAATCACGGCCACCAGTGATGGCGGTTACGTCGTCGCATGGACGGAATTTGGCGGCGATACTTCAGGTTATTCAATCGAAGTGCAGCGCTTCGATGCGGATGGCAATTCTGTGGGTGGGGTGGTGCAGGCCAACACCTACGAGAGCGCTGACCAAATGTATCCACAGGTCGTTGAGCTGGAGGGTGGCGATGTCCTGGTGGTCTGGATGTCGAATGGACAGGACGGATCCGGTTGGGGTGTCTATGGCCAGCGCTTCAATGCCGATGGCACCACGGACGGTGGCGAGTTCCAGATAAACCAGGCCACCGCCAGCACGCAGTATTTCCCGAAGGTCGCCGCCCTGGAGGGTGGAGGCTTTGTCGTTACCTGGGGTGATGTTTCTGGTGCCAACGATCCCAGCAACTACGGTGTCGTGGCCAGGATCTATGACGCTGATGGAGCGCCGGCAGGGGATGAATTCCTCGTCAACCAGACGACGGCGAACAACCAGATCCATCCTTCGATCACGGTGCTCGAGAATGGCAATTTTGTCATCTCGTGGAATGATTACGGCAATGGCGGGGTCACTCTTAATGACATTACGGCCCGCGTCTTCGCACCTGATGGAACGCCTGTTAGCGACGAATTGGTCGTAGCGGCGACTGCCAACGAGGAATATTTCTCGACTGTGGTTGCCAACCCGGACGGGACCTTCACGGTAATCTATCGAGAATACGACATTTCTGATGGTACGAACAGTATTCGTGGGCGGCTTTTCGAGGCCGACGGTACTGCCATTGGTAGCGATTTCCTGGTTAAGGATGATGCTTACGTCATCGATCTCAATGTTGCAGCGACGAGCCTTGCTGACGGTTCGGTAGGGATTGTCTTCTTCAACCAGGCCAGCGGTCTGCACGAAACCGGGGTATTCGACTTCACTCAGCTTTCGGGCTTGACCGCCGACTATGGTGATCCGGTGCCCGTGGTGCTGGATCTCCACTGGGAAGACCTCGACGGATCGGAGACGGTGCAGGTTGTCTTGTCGGGTTTCCCGGCAGGCACCACCTTCAACCTCGGGGCAGCTGGTCCGAACGATACCTGGGTTATCGACATTACGGATCCATCTGACCTTGATGGCCTCGTGATGACGGTCGCCGACGGCTACTTCGGCACTTTCGATCTCACATCGACGGCGACGGCCACCGAAAGCGTGAACGACGATCAATCCTCGGATGCGATCACCTACGCGTTCACGATCAACGCGCCGCCCAACTTTGCGCCGGAACTCGACAACCTGATCCTCGATCAGAACGTCGATGAAGACAATGCATGGAGCTTCACGGTTCCGGCCGATACGTTCAGCGACCCGGACAGCGATCCGTTGACGCTGACTGCAACGCTGGCAAACGGCGATCCGCTTCCGGCCTGGCTGAGCTTTGACGGGACGACGTTCTCCGGTACGCCGCCCCAGGATTTCAATGGCAGCATCGATATCGAAGTGACTGCCAGCGATGGTCAATTCGATGTCAGCGACACATTCACCCTGACAATCGATCCGGTGAACGACGCGCCCGCTGTGAGCGCGGCGATCTCCGGCGCGACCACCAACGAGGATGCGGGGACCTACAGTCTCGACCTGCTGGCCAATGCCAGCGACGTCGAGGGCGATGACCTGGACGTGGCGAGTGTCACTGCCAGCTCGTCGAACGCGGGCCGGACGGTGGTGTTCACGCACGACGCCGAGACCGGGGCGTTCAGCCTCGATCCGTCGCAGTTCAACGACCTGGCGGTCGGCGAGAGCGAGACGGTGACGGTCAGCTACAACGTGGTGGACGGCAACGGCGGGGTGACCCCGACCAGTGCGAGCTTCGTGGTGGAAGGCCGCAACGATGCGCCTGCGGTGAGCGCGGCGATCTCCGGTGCGACCACCAACGAGGACGCGGGGACCTACAGTCTCGACCTGCTGGCCAATGCCAGCGATGCCGATACCTCGGATGACCTGGACGTGGCGAGCGTCACTGCCAGTTCGTCGAACGCGGGCCGGACGGTGGTGTTCACGCACGACGCCGAGACCGGGTCGTTCAGCCTCGATCCGTCGCAGTTCAACGACCTGGCGGTCGGCGAGAGCGAGACGGTGACGGTCAGCTACAACGTGGTGGACGGCAACGGCGGGGTGACCCCGACCAGTGCGAGCTTCGTGGTGGAAGGCCGCAACGATGCGCCTGCGGTGAGCGCGGCGATCTCCGGTGCGACCACCAACGAGGACGCGGGGACCTACAGTCTCGACCTGCTGGCCAATGCCAGCGATGCCGATACCTCGGATGACCTGGACGTGGCGAGCGTCACTGCCAGCTCGTCGAACGCGGGCCGGACGGTGGTGTTCACGCACGATGCCGAGACCGGGTCGTTCAGCCTCGACCCGTCGCAGTTCAACGACCTGGCGGTCGGCGAGAGCGAGACGGTGACGGTCAGCTACAACGTGGTGGACGGCAACGGCGGGGTGACCCCGACCAGTGCGAGCTTCGTGGTGGAAGGCCGCAACGATGCGCCTGCGGTGAGCGCGGCGATCTCCGGTGCGACCACCAACGAGGACGCGGGGACCTACAGCCTCGACCTGCTGGCCAATGCCAGCGATGCCGATACCTCGGATGACCTGGACGTGGCGAGCGTCACTGCCAGCTCGTCGAACGCGGGCCGGACGGTGGTGTTCACGCACGATGCCGAGACCGGGTCGTTCAGCCTCGATCCGTCGCAGTTCAACGACCTGGCGGTCGGCGAGAGCGAGACGGTGACGGTCAGCTACAACGTGGTGGACGGCAACGGCGGGGTGACCCCGACCAGTGCGAGCTTCGTGGTGGAAGGCCGCAACGATGCGCCTGCGGTGAGCGCGGCGATCTCCGGTGCGACCACCAACGAGGACGCGGGGACCTACAGCCTCGACCTGCTGGCCAATGCCAGCGATGCCGATACCTCGGATGACCTGGACGTGGCGAGCGTCACTGCCAGCTCGTCGAACGCGGGCCGGACGGTGGTGTTCACGCACGATGCCGAGACCGGGTCGTTCAGCCTCGACCCGTCGCAGTTCAACGACCTGGCGGTCGGCGAGAGCGAGACGGTGACGGTCAGCTACAACGTGGTGGACGGCAACGGCGGGGTGACCCCGACCAGTGCGAGCTTCGTGGTGGAAGGCCGCAACGATGCGCCTGCGGTGAGCGCGGCGATCTCCGGTGCGACCACCAACGAGGACGCGGGGACCTACAGCCTCGACCTGCTGGCCAATGCCAGCGATGCCGATACCTCGGATGACCTGGACGTGGCGAGCGTCACTGCCAGCTCGTCGAACGCGGGCCGGACGGTGGTGTTCACGCACGATGCCGAGACCGGGTCGTTCAGCCTCGATCCGTCGCAGTTCAACGACCTGGCGGTCGGCGAGAGCGAGACGGTGACGGTCAGCTACAACGTGGTGGACGGCAACGGCGGGGTGACCCCGACCAGTGCGAGCTTCGTGGTGGAAGGCCGCAACGATGCGCCTGCGGTGAGCGCGGCGATCTCCGGTGCGACCACCAACGAGGACGCGGGGACCTACAGTCTCGACCTGCTGGCCAATGCCAGCGATGCCGATACCTCGGATGACCTGGACGTGGCGAGCGTCACTGCCAGCTCGTCGAACGCGGGCCGGACGGTGGTGTTCACGCACGATGCCGAGACCGGGGCGTTCAGCCTCGACCCGTCGCAGTTCAACGACCTGGCGGTCGGCGAGAGCGAGACGGTGACGGTCAGCTACAACGTGGTGGACGGCAACGGCGGGGTGACCCCGACCAGTGCGAGCTTCGTGGTGGAAGGCCGCAACGATGCGCCAACCGCTGTCGATCAGAGCGACACCGCTGTCGAGGATCTCAGTACATCGGGCAACCTGCTCGACGGAGCGAGCGATCCTGACAGTAGCGATGAGCTGACGGTAACGACAATCGCTGCCGGGGCCGCCAGTGTCGCGGCAGGCACGGCAATTCAGGGGCAATGGGGCACGCTGGTCGTCCAGGCGGATGGTAGTTACACCTATTCGGCCGATGCCGATGCACTGGACGAACTGAGCGGAGTCACGGGCCTGACCGACGAGTTCGACTTCACTATCAGCGATGGTGAAGGCGGGACCGATACCCGGACACTGACTGTCGACGTTGTCCTTGCGGACGATGAACGCACAATCGTCGATACTAACACCAAGGCGATTGAAGACCTCAATGGCGACCAAGACCTGACAGGGTCCGAGGATACCATCTTTGGTGGCACTGGACCCGATCAGATATTCGGACACGAAGGTGCCGATGACCTGTTCGGTGAGATTGGTGATGACAGTCTGTTTGGCGGCGCGGGCCGAGATGAGCTGTTCGGCGGCGAGGGCTCCGATGTCCTCGATGGAGGCGATGGCAACGACTATCTCGAAGGTGGCGCTGGCAACGATATCCTGACCGGTGGAGCAGGCAATGACGTCTTCGCCTTCGGCCCGGCTAATGGCAGGGATATCATCACCGATTTCGGGGAGGGGGATGTTATCGTCTTCCTCGACGATGTGAGCATCGTGGGCCAAAGGGTCCGGGACTTCGATGGTGACGGAGTAGACGATCTGATCATCAAACTGGGGGATGGCCATGGGGTCGTCCTGCTAGGCGTCTCCGAGCCACTGGTCGAAATCGACAATGCGACGGAGGTCATCGGTGACGATATGAACCCGTCTTCGGCAATCTTGCCGGACCAAGGTGCGGCTTTGTCAGTAACCGTGGATCTCGAGAACAACATCGCCCTTCAGGACTTGTCCTTCGGTTAG